Sequence from the Nocardia brasiliensis genome:
ATTCTCGACGTCGGCGGCGGGCCGGGCTACTTCGCCGACGAATTCGCGCGCACGGGCGCGCGGTACATACCGGTGGAACCGGACCCGTCCGAGATGCACGCGGCCGGATTGTCGGTGACGGGCGCGGTACGCGGCTCCGGGATGGCGTTGCCGTTCCGCGACGACGCGGTCGACATCTGCTTCTCGTCCAATGTCGCCGAGCACGTGCCCGATCCGTGGCTGATGGCGGAGGAGATGGTGCGCGTGACGCGGCCGGGCGGGTTGATCGTGCTGTCGTACACGGTCTGGCTCGGCCCGTTCGGCGGGCACGAGACGGGACCGTGGCACTACCTCGGCGGCGAGTACGCGGCGCGGCGCTACCGACGCAAGCAGGGACGGGAACCGAAGAACCGGTTCGGCACATCGTTGTTCGCGGTCCGGGCGTCGGACGGATTACGTTGGGCGGCAGCGACTTCGGCCGACGTGCGCACCGTGTTTCCGCGTTACCACCCACGCTGGGCGTGGTGGCTCGTGCGCATCCCGGCGCTGCGCGAACTACTCGTGAGCAACCTTGTTGTGGTCGCTACCAAGGCCTAGCGAACAGCTCAGTGCTCGAGCCAGCCCCGGCGCCAGCCGCGCCTGCCGCACGGTTCGTGCAGCGGGTGGCTCCACGGCGATTCCTGGATCGCGAGACCGACGGTCTCCAGCGTGGTGAGGCCGACTTGATCAGCTAAGGCCCCCACGACGGCCACCGCTTCGGCGGCTTGCATGGCTGCGGTCGCTTGCTCGATGGTCAGCGTGCGCCCCGGTAGGAAAGACACCACCCATCCGCCCGCGCCAACGCTCTTCGCTTGATGTTCGGTCTGGTCGCTGGTCATCAACGACCTGCCGACTACTTGCACCGCCATGACTCGGTCTCCCCAATTGCGGTATCGGTTCAGAAATCGAGCGAGCTGATCAGTAGCTAACAGCATCCTCTCTTCAGCAACAGAACGCAATAGTGCGTTCTACGAAAAGCGAACCG
This genomic interval carries:
- a CDS encoding class I SAM-dependent methyltransferase, whose product is MLRAEKSPTDGAAPRFARRATLRRSLRLLGSFRFEQSDPALFYGGLAADSAAMIGDFYTDLTGRELVGATILDVGGGPGYFADEFARTGARYIPVEPDPSEMHAAGLSVTGAVRGSGMALPFRDDAVDICFSSNVAEHVPDPWLMAEEMVRVTRPGGLIVLSYTVWLGPFGGHETGPWHYLGGEYAARRYRRKQGREPKNRFGTSLFAVRASDGLRWAAATSADVRTVFPRYHPRWAWWLVRIPALRELLVSNLVVVATKA